CGGGATCTCGCGCACCTGGCCGTACATCTCGCTCGACGACGCTTGATACACGCGCACCGGCTGGCGCCGTTGCAACTGCCGGACCGCCTCTAGAATCCGCAACGTCCCCAAGGCGTCGACGTCGACCGTGTATAGCGGCTGATCGAATGAAACCCGCACGTGGCTCTGAGCCCCCAGGTTGTAAATCTCATCTGGCTCCAGCGACAACACCAGGTTCGACAGACTCGTGCCGTCGGTCAGATCGCCGAAATGCAAAAACAATCGGGTGTCGGTCTCGTGGGGATCCTGATAAAGATGCTCGATCCGTTCGGTGTTGAAGGTGCTGGCCCGCCGGACCAGTCCGTGGACCTCGTATCCCTTAGCCAACAAGAATTCGGCCAGATACGACCCATCCTGGCCCGTGATCCCGGTGATCAGTGCCTTTCGTGCGATACTCATCGTTCGATTCCTTTGTTCCGCAACGGGGGGCCGAAACAGGGCTCATTGACTGGAGTTATAACACACTATTCGCCGCTGCCGTGCGGTCCGCGGCGGTCGTCCCATTCAAAGTCCGGCGGCCGTTGAATTCGTACCAGGCCGCCGTTTCGCGAAGGCCCTCGACGAGCGACGTGCTGGCGCGAAAGCCGAACTCGGCCGCCGCGCGGGTCGTGTCGAGGCAGCGCCGCGGCTGGCCGTCAGGCTTGCTTGAGTCCCAACGGATTTTGCCCTCGAACCGGCAGATGCCGCAAACCAATTCGACCAGCTCACGGATCGTGATCTCCTGGCCGGAACCGATATTCACCGGGTCCGGTGTGTTGTATAGGTCGGTGGCCGCCGCAACCGCCTGCGCGGCATCGCGCACAAACAAGAACTCGCGCGAGGCGCTGCCGGTCCCCCAGACCTCGATGAACGGCCGGCTAGCTTCGCGGGCTTCGACCGCCTTGCGGATCAGCGCCGGGATCACATGGCTCGACTCGGGATCAAAGTTGTCGCCGGGACCATATAGATTGACCGGCAATAAGCTGATCGCGTTCATCCCATATTGCTGGCGATAGGCCTGCGCTTGGACCACGAGCATTTTTTTTGCGAGACCGTAGGGAGCGTTCGTCTCCTCCGGGTAGCCGTTCCACAAATCTTGTTCGCGAAATGGCACGGCGGTGAATTTCGGGTAGGCGCAGATCGTCCCGAGCACGACGAACTTATCGACCTCCGCCAGGCGGGCCGCCTCCATAAGTTGAATGCCCATGATGGCGTTTTCGTAGAAATAGCGGCCCGGATTGGCCCGGTTGGCGCCGATACCACCGACCACCGCCGCTAGATGGACCACGACGTTCGGCCGCATGTCGCGCAACAGGCGCCGCACCGCAGCCGGATCGCGCAGGTCGTACTCAAAGCTCCGCGGCACGAGAACGGCCGCCGGTCGATAGGCCTCGAGCGCGCGGCAGACCTCACGCCCCAAGAAACCGGCCCCGCCGGTCACCACGACCCGTTTTCCCGCGATCGATCCCATCGGAACTCCAAGGCACTGAAAGCTAGACTGCGTTCCGCTCCGTTGCGCTCTCTCTCAATCGATCGGCTCCAGGCGAAAATCCTCGACATCGATCGACGCCCCTTGCTGGAGAAAATCGACCGCCACGAACAGCCGGCGGCCGCCGCGACGCTCCAACACCGTCCCTTCCAATCCGGCCAGCGCGCCGTGCCGAATCCGCACCCGTCGGCCGGGAGCCAGCCGCTGTTCAAGCGTCACCGGCGCGCCGGAAGCGATCAAGCGATAAATCTGCCCCAGGTCGTGACGGAGCCGGGCGCCATCGTCCACGGCCAGAATCTGACTGATGCGATTGGTCGTCAGGCTCGCCAGCCGCTCGTGTTCCGTCCCGTGCATGAACACGTAGCCGGAAAACAGCGGCACCTGCGAGGAAAATCGCCGTCCGCGGCAGTAGGAGGTTTTCTTCACCAGGGGCAGATAATGCGGAACCTCAAGTCCCCGTAGTTGCTGGCAAAACACTTTTTCCTGCCGCGATCTTGTATAGACAACCCACCATCGTCGGTCGGAAGTATCGTCGCCGGCGATTTCGAGCAAATCGTGCGGATAGAGAACGACGTTATCGCAAACGGCCGTCATGTGTTGCCTCGTCTTGAGTCAGGATTCGTGCGTGCGTACTTCCGGCAATGATCATTCATTGTCTGAATCTGCGGTGTCGCGCAGAACCTTCAACCTAATCCGCCACGAAATCGTGTCAACGATCCGCAACTTCGTTCGGGCCTCAAAGTTTGCAATTGGCGCGAACGGGCCCCGTCGATCGTTCGCAAGAGCGCATGAACATTGCGCGTTCGCGCAGTTACGTGCCGCGCAGCCTAGGAAAACAGTCGATTTGACCGCACGGCCAGTCGCTCACCGGGGCTGCAAAAGAAATAGCCCGCCAGACCAGACGACCGGACGGGGCTCAATTGGGCACGGGACTACGCGACCGGCGCGGTTCAGGCCACGCGATTCTTCCTCCGTCGGGCGACGAAGCCCAAGCCCAGGACGCCCAACGCACCTAATGAGACGAAAGTCGAGGGTACGGGGGTGGCGACGGGAGCTATGGTCACACCTCCGACGGCACCACCGAATTGATTATCGTTATAGCCAAAATGGAGTGCGAACAGAACGTTTCGAGCGTGCCACGGGCGAGAGCGGCCTGGCCGATTACGAAGTGCGCACGTGGCGTGGCTGGCATCATCATCAAACACTTTCGCTGGTGGCCAACTGGTTCCTCACGCGGGAAACCCAGCAGGGAAAAAATCCACGCCGGCGCTCATGGTCCCGCAAGTCCGCACGATATTGGCTGCGTTGCCGCATAGGAAACTCCACTGCGATCATCCCGAGAATATCTGCCGCCAAACAACCCGCCGCTTGCAACGCAACGAAACCGCGCGACTGTACCACTGGAAAAAACGCAACTGCTTGGCGCCTCTACGCATCCATCCACGTCGATAACCGCACACAGTCGAATTAGAGAAAGCGATTACTATCGCCAATCGCCGCTGAGCACGAAGGCAGCCCAGTAATAGGGCGGCAGACGGCCTTCCTTTGGCGGCTCATCGCCGGCGAATTTCAAGCCGCGCTTGACTCCGTCGCGGAGCATAGTCAATTGCGCCTGCCGCAGCGCTTCGAGCTTCGGCAGCTTTCGGCCCCAAAGGTTCTCGTAGAAGTCGGTCATCAGGGTCCGAGTGGCGTCGTCGGGGATGGTCCATAGCGTGGCCACGGTGGTTCTCGCCCCCGCGGTTTGAAAGGCGCGCTGCAGGCCTAACAGTCCCTCGCCGCCAGCCGTCGCGCCGAGCCCGGTCTCGCAAGCCGAGAGAGTGGCCAAATCGACATGGCTCAAATCGAGTTGCTCGACGGCCAGAGCGGTCAGAATGCCGTCCTCCTCGCCGGGCGCCGGCGGATGGTTCGCGCCAGCGAACACCAGACCCGACAGCAAGTCTGGCTGATAACCGGCCAAGTCTTGCACGGAGAAACGATTGCCGGCATCGGTGGCTTCGGCCTTGGTCGCCTCGGCCATGGCCGATCGCAATTGCGCCGGGGCGAAGAAACCATGCGTAGCCAGGTGGAGGTAGCGGCAGTTTTCCATCGCGTCGCAAACGGCGACCTTCGTGGCCCGCTCCTTGCGCAAGGATTGATGCGGCGCGTCGGGAAACCGCTGATCGAACGAATCGGCCACGGCCAGAATCTCGGAGCGGGTCCCGGGCAACAGGCCCCAGTGCAGCGGTTCACCTTCGCGCGCGGCCGGTGCCGCCGTCGAAGCCAGTTGATCGATCCGCGGTGCCCGGCCCGGTTGAGCGTCGAAATCCACGTCCCCCACGACCAGCAAAGACGGTTTGGGAGGCGCGGCGACGTCCGCGCCGGCCAGCAACTCGGGGAGCATCCGCGGCACGGCGACCGTGGCGATCGCCACGTCTTCGATCAGATACGTCCCATTCTCCCTGCCCGGCAGGGCAGCGAGCGGGAATCGGGTAATCGGTCCGTCCGGTGAGACCAACACGGTCGTGGCGCCTTCGAGTTCCTTCTCCAGCGGGGCCCAAACCAGTCGCCGCAGCTCGGCCGCCTGATCGGCCGAGTAGGTCTTGCGCCAGCGATCGATCGTGTCGGAGATTGGCGCGGCCGGTCCAAGTTCAATTCGTTCGACCGGCCGATCGGCGCGCACGACGAAGGCCGCAAATTGCCGCTGCTTGATAACCTTCAGGCCTTTTTCGGACGGTGGAGCGTAATGATCGTATTCCAAGAGATCGACCAGCACCGTGTCGGCGGGCAAAGCCCGGCGTAAGTCGTCGGGCGTCCGTTTTCTCTGCGCGGATTCACGGCGGAAGTCGCCGCTGACCGCGGCCAACTGCTTTTGGAGCCACTCGAATTGCTCGCTCAATTGCCCAAAGCGGCGGTGTTGCTGTTCGGCCTGCTCCGGCGGCGGCGTGGCCCTGGAAAGGTTGTCCAGTTCCCGAGCCGTTTCAGAAAACTGCTGATACAGCTCGGACACCCGCGGATTCTGTGAATTCGCTTGGCCGTGGAGCATGCTGCGGATCGCCTGCTGACGAGCGAGGACGGCCCCTTTCCATGCCAGCACCGCCGGATAGACCTGTTCGCCGGAGGTCTTGGCCTCGGCCGAGGCCGACAGATAATAGTTCAAGGGGGCCAGCATCTTGGTTCGCATTGCCAACTGTTGGCGCTCCGACTGCACTTCGGCGGTCAGGTCCATTTGACGGCGGGCGATCTCGAACGATTGACTCGCCAATTCCACGGCGTCATCGGGCTTGCGCATCGCAATCAGCAGCGACGCCAGCTCGCGCAAGCTTAGGGCAACCAATGGATGTTGATCTCCCAGCGTCCGCTTGCGAATCTCGAGCGCTTGGCGATAGAGGGATTCCGCACGAGCGAAATCGCCCATATTCTTGCTCGTTATGGCGAGATTGCTCAGCAACACCGCGTAGTAGGGACGCTGATCACCCGACGACTGTTTCCAGAGTTCCAGCGCTTGCCGCAGCAGAGGGTCCGCTCGGGCATATTCGCCTTGCTTCATATAATTCATGGCCAGATTGTCGAGCGCGATGGCATATGTGGGATGCTTTTCGCCCAAGGTCTTCTTGTCGATCTCCAGCGCTTGGCGATAGAGCGGCTCGGCCGCGGCATATTGCCGCTTTAGCGTGTAAAGGTGCGCGAGATCGCCGAACGTGCGAGCCGACGATGCATTCTTCTCGCCGACTGCCTTGTGGATATCGATCGCCTGAAGATAGAGCGGCTCGGCCAGGGCGTAGTCCCCCATGTTTTCATACAAGAATGCGAGGGACGACAGGATGTTGGCATACTCCGCATCTCGCTCGCCAAACGCGCTCTTGCGGATTTCCGAGGCCTGCTGCAACAGCGGCTCGGCTCGGGCGTAGTCGCCCAGGGAAAAATAAATATACCCCAAGCTATACGCGCTCGACGCATACAGGGGATGCTTCTCGCCAAACACGCGCTTGCGGATTTCCAAGGCCTCGCGGGTGACTTTCTCTGCCCTCGCGTAGTCACCGGTTTGAATGCAAACCCGACCCAGCAAGTGCAAGGCTTCGGCGCACTTCCAATCGGCGTCGCCCAGCAGTTTGCG
This Pirellulales bacterium DNA region includes the following protein-coding sequences:
- a CDS encoding GDP-L-fucose synthase, with the protein product MGSIAGKRVVVTGGAGFLGREVCRALEAYRPAAVLVPRSFEYDLRDPAAVRRLLRDMRPNVVVHLAAVVGGIGANRANPGRYFYENAIMGIQLMEAARLAEVDKFVVLGTICAYPKFTAVPFREQDLWNGYPEETNAPYGLAKKMLVVQAQAYRQQYGMNAISLLPVNLYGPGDNFDPESSHVIPALIRKAVEAREASRPFIEVWGTGSASREFLFVRDAAQAVAAATDLYNTPDPVNIGSGQEITIRELVELVCGICRFEGKIRWDSSKPDGQPRRCLDTTRAAAEFGFRASTSLVEGLRETAAWYEFNGRRTLNGTTAADRTAAANSVL
- a CDS encoding transcription termination/antitermination NusG family protein is translated as MTAVCDNVVLYPHDLLEIAGDDTSDRRWWVVYTRSRQEKVFCQQLRGLEVPHYLPLVKKTSYCRGRRFSSQVPLFSGYVFMHGTEHERLASLTTNRISQILAVDDGARLRHDLGQIYRLIASGAPVTLEQRLAPGRRVRIRHGALAGLEGTVLERRGGRRLFVAVDFLQQGASIDVEDFRLEPID
- a CDS encoding CHAT domain-containing tetratricopeptide repeat protein, whose product is MQRSLTAALLLSLLAVRALAAEESFDVVVTASAARVMAGTQPIGEVPNGTHLTATQTNGDWYLIDVPGANPPQRGWISKADVENAPASQNEAPLSPQQQEQWGEIVKLNAQTVQLYRRHKYQEALVAVQKTLQLFKQIGRDNTHDYAIVVQNLESVYEDLKDFDNAVPAQRQVLALIGKTLGEKHADYLDSWVHFDNLLTENYQQHESHAEWDAARASLMELLVLRSRRYGAGDQRTTEVRLQLGYLAKLANLSEQDRRRLVEAKQLMEKVQALGAEGKYDEAIPRGERALEINRQLLGTTDVRTGDAANWLGWLYDRKGDAARAESLYREALAGFKIELGPKHASCQSCWMHLNELLAKDAASQENRGDWEAARKSLAERLELTADRYGESAWRTIDARAALAAADKWSQLSKSERSQLDETVHASQQAVKLRSEGKLKEAIGTVEQAIQTRRTLVGDVDGTWRGWLESLAQWYEESKDAARAESLYRDSVEVRKQSLGQRHPLYAIRLNALSSLLERKGDAAGAATLRREADEIEKHVLGDAKDADFEADATYLANVYEQWGDHARAEPLYRHAVEVQAQLLGTRHADFLESQRLWNLALTNLIADDVAHGKWDAGRKALSTAIDSTDRIYGSGNWRAAGLRGDTTYYVEKLSRLSAEDRRRLSDADKRIADGSKLLGEGKYEEAIRAAEEALDTRRKLLGDADWKCAEALHLLGRVCIQTGDYARAEKVTREALEIRKRVFGEKHPLYASSAYSLGYIYFSLGDYARAEPLLQQASEIRKSAFGERDAEYANILSSLAFLYENMGDYALAEPLYLQAIDIHKAVGEKNASSARTFGDLAHLYTLKRQYAAAEPLYRQALEIDKKTLGEKHPTYAIALDNLAMNYMKQGEYARADPLLRQALELWKQSSGDQRPYYAVLLSNLAITSKNMGDFARAESLYRQALEIRKRTLGDQHPLVALSLRELASLLIAMRKPDDAVELASQSFEIARRQMDLTAEVQSERQQLAMRTKMLAPLNYYLSASAEAKTSGEQVYPAVLAWKGAVLARQQAIRSMLHGQANSQNPRVSELYQQFSETARELDNLSRATPPPEQAEQQHRRFGQLSEQFEWLQKQLAAVSGDFRRESAQRKRTPDDLRRALPADTVLVDLLEYDHYAPPSEKGLKVIKQRQFAAFVVRADRPVERIELGPAAPISDTIDRWRKTYSADQAAELRRLVWAPLEKELEGATTVLVSPDGPITRFPLAALPGRENGTYLIEDVAIATVAVPRMLPELLAGADVAAPPKPSLLVVGDVDFDAQPGRAPRIDQLASTAAPAAREGEPLHWGLLPGTRSEILAVADSFDQRFPDAPHQSLRKERATKVAVCDAMENCRYLHLATHGFFAPAQLRSAMAEATKAEATDAGNRFSVQDLAGYQPDLLSGLVFAGANHPPAPGEEDGILTALAVEQLDLSHVDLATLSACETGLGATAGGEGLLGLQRAFQTAGARTTVATLWTIPDDATRTLMTDFYENLWGRKLPKLEALRQAQLTMLRDGVKRGLKFAGDEPPKEGRLPPYYWAAFVLSGDWR